A single window of Candidatus Dependentiae bacterium DNA harbors:
- a CDS encoding acylphosphatase produces MRRCLKILVTGKVQAVGYRKYVQAQATQLDIEGTIQNINDGSVNILICGKSTNLDEFIDVLYKGTKGSKVENVLVEPLSQTKDFRGVFRIIGMGEE; encoded by the coding sequence ATGAGGAGATGTCTTAAAATTTTAGTTACTGGAAAAGTTCAAGCTGTTGGCTATCGCAAATATGTGCAAGCGCAAGCTACTCAACTTGACATTGAAGGTACTATTCAAAATATTAATGATGGTTCGGTAAATATTCTTATTTGTGGAAAATCAACAAATTTAGATGAATTTATAGATGTTTTATACAAAGGAACAAAAGGATCAAAAGTAGAGAATGTTCTTGTCGAGCCGTTAAGCCAAACAAAAGATTTCCGTGGCGTTTTTAGAATAATTGGAATGGGTGAAGAGTAG